A window of Myxococcales bacterium genomic DNA:
CCAGATAGGTCCCCTTGTTCAGAATGGTCCAGTTCATCCATTCCGGATAGCCCATGAACCCGCGCACGTCCTCGTAGAGCATGTCGGTGTTGTTCCACGCGTCGCCGCGGGTGCCGAACGAGAAGCGGATCGGGCGGCGCTGCGCCGGATTGTAGATGTAGCCGTCCTGGTCCTTGGGTTCGGTATAGCGCCAGTACATCGCGGTGAAGCCTTTCTTGTCGGCGGGCTTCTGGCAGACGGTCATCGAGTAATACTGCTTGTCCTCGGATTGGGCGTCGGGATACGCCGGCAACGGCGCGATGTCGGTGCGGAACATCGCGTGCGCGATGTAATCCCACGTCCATTCCTCGCTCCGCTCGACGCCGCGCTTGCCGCTGATCCAGTAAACGCCGAATTCGTTCATCGCATCGTCGCCGATGTAGGAATAGATGTAGTTGTAGGCGACTTCCAAACCGTTGGCCGGGGCCGGGAACGGCAAGCCGGCGTTGTAATTGGAAAGGCCCTTTTTGCGCGGGTTGTTGCCCACGTCGACCACCTTCACCTGACCCTTGTATTTGTTGGTCGCCGCGATGAAGGTGTTGCTCGGCGCGAAGGGTTCGTAGTTCTTGGTGATCAGCTTCAGGTTGTATTTTTTCACCAGCAAAGCGATGCCGCTGGGCAGCAGTTTTTCGACTTTCGCCACGTTGGCCGCGCTGATGGTTTCGCCCGCGACGAATCCCGGCGGATTTTTATCCGTCGCAAAACCGACGGCGGCGCCCCAATTGGCGCGGGTGATTTCGCCGGCGGCCAGAAGCAGCGAAGCGGTAATCAGGATCGCCGCTCCCGCCACCAGCAGAGCCCAGGTTCTTTTCTTCATCGTAATCCTCCCGAACGGTTCGCGTTGTTAAAATTGATACCGCACCCGCAAGTTGGCCTCGTCGCGATCGCGGAACAGGCCGAGGCCCTCGTACGGGTGTTCACCTTCGATAAAGTTGTACGCCGCCTTGATCCGCCAGTGATCGCCGAAGGCGAAATCGAGCTGCGTGCTGACGAAACCCGAATTGCTGTTTTCGTCGTACACGCCGATGATCGTGGGCGACACCAGACCGCGCGCGTAGCTGGTCAGAATGCCGATCGTGTACATGCTCTGGATTTCATCGACCTTGGTCGTGTCGTATCCGGTGATCGACGTGGCGTACCAGTTCTTGTTCTCTTTCTTGTCGCCGTTGGCCAGTTCCTCGTCGATGTACGGACCATCCGGAATGAGGGTCTGGATGTACTGCATCTGCAGGATGATCGAGCCGGTGGGATTGAGCCAACGAATCTGGTTCGGCCGTTGAATTGTAATGCCGTAGTTGTAGGTATCCTTGCGGATCTTCCAGAAGTCCGCCCGGAATTTGTCGCTGTTTTCCGGCGATTGATACCAACCGCGGGTGTGTTTCGCGCTGTTGCCGATGCCGGGCGACAGGTAGGAATTCACCGGATAGTACCAACCGGGCAAATAAGTGCCTTCAAACCGGAAGATCGTGCTGACCGGTTGCGGGGTGATCAATTCCCACGACAGGCCGTAGTGTTCCTGCATCGGGAAGTACAAATAGATCTCGACCTCGCGATAGCCCTCTTCATTGGGGGTCTGGGTCTGCTCGGCGTATTGCTGGATCGGTGGCGAAAGGTGATGGCCGTGGTAATACATCAGCCCGTACGTGAACGGGCCGATCACGTGTTTCCACCGGGCGCCCCACCGGGTGTCGGACAGTTCGGTTTCCGGCGCCACCAGATGTTTTTTCACCACCTGAAGTCCCGATAGGTATTCGTTTTTCGGGGAAACCGGCAAGCCCCAGGCGCCGACGAAGGTCAGCGGAATGTTGACCGTATTGCGGGGATCGTCGACCATCGGCGCGACCACGCCTTCGATCGAGGCGTTGATCGGCGAAATGTCGAAGATCGTCTTGCCCATCCAGAGTGGCACCCGCTGATCCTCGTAGGATTCCCAGGCGCTCAAGTGCCAAGTCGAGTCGACCGGGTTGATGACGTCCATCAGCCGTGCGTTGGCCGATTCGCCCCAGGCGACCTGTTGGCGACCGATGCGCAGGGTCCACCAGTTGGTCGGGTAGATGTCGACGTACAGTTCGCGGAAGTCGGCTTCTTGATAATAAGCCTCGGCGACCGCCTTTCGCTTTGCATCCTGCGTGTATTGGTTGTAGTTGAAGGATGTATCCGCATACATTTCCGGGAATTGCGCGAAGCGGTCGGCGCGCAGGCTGGCCGAACGAACGCCCCGAAACATGCAAAACAGTGCAACCTGATCGACAGGTTGATAGGTCGCCTCGAGTTGCAACGTGTTGCGAAACATCGAGGGCTCGCCCCACAGGCCGCCGTGCTCGACCGGATAACCGGCCTCATCCACGCGGTTTTGATAAAAAGAGGTAAAAATACCGGCCTGGGATTGGATGAATCCGTTCAAATCGAATTTGCTTTTCGCGTTTTCGTCTTCCGCCGAGGACGGTTCCTCGAAATTCGCGGCCGGCGCTTCCTCGACGGCCGGCGGCTCGACCACCGGCGCCGGCTCGACCGGCGGCGGCGCGGGTTCGGCGGGCGGCGTGGGTTCGGGCGCGGGAGTCGCTTCCGGAACCGGAGTGGCTTCGGTCCCTTGATCTTGCGCCCAGAGCAGCCCTACGCCGCAAAACAGCAGTAGAATGATTCCAACAATCGCCCCTCGCTTGATTGCCATGCTCCTCCCCCATATTGGCTGTGGACGCTCGGTACGCCGCGGGCGACGACCGAAAAAAGAGGGCAAGCCGTCGCTTGCCCTCTCCTCATGGCGTCATTTGATTTGCCTGGCGTTTGCTTGACCCATTACTCGGTGCACCAACTCCCGGTCGGATTGGTGGTGTATTCGCCCTTGTCGTAGTAGATGTTCTGGATCAACACGCTGTCGGCGATGACGATCGGCAGGAAGGACGATTCTTCATGACCGTCGGTATCGGCGGTCAAGGTGACGCCGGTCGTCGTCGGATCGACGTTCACGCCGACAAACACGCCCTTGCCCTTGTTCGGGTTCGCATCGGTGCCTTCACCGTTCTGCGGA
This region includes:
- a CDS encoding DUF1329 domain-containing protein, which gives rise to MKKRTWALLVAGAAILITASLLLAAGEITRANWGAAVGFATDKNPPGFVAGETISAANVAKVEKLLPSGIALLVKKYNLKLITKNYEPFAPSNTFIAATNKYKGQVKVVDVGNNPRKKGLSNYNAGLPFPAPANGLEVAYNYIYSYIGDDAMNEFGVYWISGKRGVERSEEWTWDYIAHAMFRTDIAPLPAYPDAQSEDKQYYSMTVCQKPADKKGFTAMYWRYTEPKDQDGYIYNPAQRRPIRFSFGTRGDAWNNTDMLYEDVRGFMGYPEWMNWTILNKGTYLAPMNSEIPIGRQFVNQTYDFKTPPYWNFKGKYEPRAMYVVEAKPKFRDYPYSKMIFYFDAESYLILYKEAYDKKGQLWKVQINAWNKSPNPQTSPPDIGTSVIIDLQAEHATAMPWFKSKTNVGLKPAQFTLSNMQKQAR